One segment of Streptomyces sp. NA02950 DNA contains the following:
- a CDS encoding phosphatase PAP2 family protein, with protein sequence MLWAAAGVVALGFFIALELAARRYGLPGPITTQAQEVVLAPKSGFLLYAGMALMMVVLTWRERFIATGVAIGIDVVFVLVRWVLDVKVTEGHPFGNGALWVMLGCAVIAVTRRTGRERALLLKGVGLGLLLVAGRKTGDTWLLITSKTRPAVLDQYLATADHALGDPSWLVGRIVKATGPIGSHVLDYVYIQLAVAAVIVTIYQLRHVAVERRFPRHHLVRTFLVIGLVGPGIYMIFPVVGPIFAYGPGATGTGGVEWAVANLWPHTPPPIAVPHPMPYDQITPRNCMPSLHTAWATAIFIHSRKGPRILRFAGAFWLVATLGATLGFGYHYGVDLLAGVVFALTIEAALRSLAYGWDRSGIQLVAHGATVFAALLVAYRCLPVEMAKHPWVFGPLLLLAMGSVVHRYARTTKLWEGKAVPAPLPEPQPELV encoded by the coding sequence ATGCTGTGGGCCGCGGCGGGTGTGGTGGCCCTCGGGTTCTTCATCGCGCTGGAGCTCGCCGCGCGTCGGTACGGTCTGCCGGGGCCGATCACCACCCAGGCGCAAGAGGTGGTCCTCGCGCCCAAGTCGGGGTTCCTGTTGTACGCCGGTATGGCGTTGATGATGGTGGTGCTGACCTGGCGGGAACGATTCATCGCGACTGGTGTCGCGATCGGCATCGACGTCGTCTTCGTGCTGGTGCGGTGGGTGCTCGACGTCAAGGTGACCGAAGGCCACCCCTTCGGAAACGGCGCGTTGTGGGTGATGTTGGGCTGTGCGGTCATCGCTGTCACGCGCCGCACCGGCCGGGAACGTGCGCTGCTGCTGAAGGGCGTCGGGCTGGGTCTGCTGCTGGTGGCCGGCCGCAAGACGGGCGATACCTGGCTGCTCATCACGTCCAAGACCCGCCCGGCGGTGCTCGACCAGTACCTGGCAACCGCCGATCACGCGCTGGGCGACCCGTCGTGGCTGGTGGGCCGGATCGTCAAGGCCACCGGCCCGATCGGCAGCCATGTTCTCGACTACGTCTACATTCAGCTTGCGGTGGCCGCGGTCATCGTCACAATCTACCAGCTGCGTCACGTGGCGGTCGAGCGCCGGTTCCCGCGCCATCATCTGGTGCGCACCTTTCTGGTGATCGGCCTCGTCGGGCCGGGCATCTACATGATCTTCCCGGTGGTCGGACCGATCTTCGCCTACGGTCCGGGCGCCACCGGCACCGGCGGCGTGGAATGGGCGGTGGCCAACCTGTGGCCGCATACGCCGCCGCCGATCGCTGTCCCGCACCCGATGCCGTACGACCAGATCACCCCTCGCAACTGCATGCCCAGCCTGCACACGGCGTGGGCTACCGCGATCTTCATTCATTCCCGCAAGGGCCCACGGATACTGCGCTTCGCCGGCGCGTTCTGGCTGGTTGCCACGCTCGGCGCAACGCTGGGCTTCGGCTACCACTACGGCGTGGATCTCCTTGCCGGGGTGGTGTTCGCGCTCACGATCGAGGCGGCGCTGCGTTCGCTCGCGTATGGCTGGGACCGGTCAGGAATTCAGCTGGTCGCTCATGGCGCGACGGTTTTCGCCGCGCTTCTGGTGGCGTATCGCTGTCTGCCGGTGGAGATGGCAAAGCATCCGTGGGTGTTCGGGCCCCTTCTCCTGCTGGCGATGGGCTCGGTGGTCCATCGCTACGCACGGACCACCAAACTGTGGGAAGGGAAGGCCGTACCGGCGCCGCTGCCGGAGCCGCAACCCGAGCTGGTCTGA
- a CDS encoding alpha/beta fold hydrolase yields MPAFTAPDGTELAYDVLGEGSPLIVIPGGPMQDPAYLGDLGGLSAHHRLIKLHLRGTGRSAAPRDPATYRCDRLIPDVEALRAHLGLDRADLLAHSGGTNLALRYAEGHPDRIRRLALITPSPMAPGITITADDRHATALLRQDEPWFPTAFAALEAIVSGRSTPDSWQAIAPFRYGHWDATAQAHQAAEATQRNNEAAAVYVSEGAFAPDATRTALAGFHQPVLLLAGEFDLNSPPPAVAALADLLPAPHFTTQTGAGHFPWLDDPSRFVSTTTAFLI; encoded by the coding sequence ATGCCCGCCTTCACCGCACCCGACGGCACCGAACTCGCCTATGACGTCCTCGGAGAGGGATCCCCGCTGATCGTCATCCCCGGCGGCCCGATGCAGGACCCCGCCTACCTGGGCGACCTCGGCGGTCTCTCCGCCCACCACCGCCTGATCAAGCTGCACCTCCGCGGAACGGGCCGCTCGGCCGCCCCGCGGGACCCCGCCACCTACCGCTGCGACCGGCTCATCCCCGACGTGGAAGCCCTCCGCGCCCACCTCGGCCTCGACCGCGCCGACCTGCTCGCCCACTCCGGCGGCACCAATCTGGCCCTCCGCTACGCGGAGGGCCACCCGGACCGCATCCGCAGACTGGCTCTGATCACTCCGAGCCCCATGGCGCCCGGCATCACGATCACCGCCGACGACCGCCACGCGACGGCCCTGCTCCGCCAGGACGAACCGTGGTTCCCGACGGCCTTCGCGGCCCTGGAAGCGATCGTCTCCGGCCGTTCCACCCCTGACTCCTGGCAGGCCATCGCGCCCTTCCGCTACGGCCACTGGGACGCCACCGCCCAGGCCCACCAGGCCGCCGAGGCCACCCAGCGCAACAACGAGGCCGCCGCCGTCTACGTCTCCGAGGGCGCCTTCGCCCCCGACGCCACCCGCACCGCCCTCGCCGGCTTCCACCAGCCGGTGCTGCTCCTCGCCGGAGAGTTCGACCTGAACTCCCCGCCCCCGGCCGTGGCCGCTCTGGCCGACCTCCTCCCCGCCCCCCACTTCACGACCCAGACCGGCGCCGGCCACTTCCCCTGGCTCGACGACCCCAGCCGCTTCGTGTCGACCACGACGGCGTTCCTGATCTGA
- a CDS encoding MarR family winged helix-turn-helix transcriptional regulator: protein MPTSSPVPESDVEAMVHALLIASRLLLAVSARSLAAVEETLTLPQFRMLVALDNSGPLTLSRLAEELGVQPSTAMRMIDRLVAAGVVARGVSAVDRRASVISLTDAGRRTVEEVTERRKGELAGIVEAMPVGQRRGLIEALQAFTKAGGEPSGGPSGDGRGARRQVAGW from the coding sequence ATGCCGACGAGTTCGCCCGTTCCCGAGTCCGATGTCGAGGCGATGGTCCACGCCTTGTTGATCGCCTCCCGTCTGCTGCTCGCCGTCTCGGCGCGGTCCTTGGCGGCGGTGGAGGAGACGCTGACGCTGCCGCAGTTCCGGATGCTGGTGGCGCTGGACAACAGCGGGCCGCTCACGCTGTCCCGGCTGGCCGAGGAGTTGGGGGTGCAGCCGTCCACGGCGATGCGGATGATCGATCGGCTGGTGGCGGCCGGTGTGGTGGCCCGCGGTGTCTCGGCCGTGGACCGGCGGGCGAGTGTGATCTCGCTGACCGATGCAGGGCGGCGGACGGTGGAGGAGGTCACCGAGCGGCGGAAGGGTGAGCTCGCGGGGATCGTGGAGGCCATGCCGGTGGGACAGCGGCGTGGACTGATCGAGGCGTTGCAGGCGTTCACCAAGGCCGGTGGCGAGCCCTCGGGCGGGCCGTCGGGCGACGGGCGGGGGGCGCGGCGGCAGGTCGCCGGTTGGTGA
- a CDS encoding MerR family transcriptional regulator — protein MAENTGGLSIGRVSRVTGMSVHALRFFEREGLFLREIPRTAGGQRTYEQADVDWLLLCDRFRASGMPIATIRQFAALVRAGGGNEPERLALLREHERHVQSKIAALTACLDIIRTKVVTYERHLDEGTAAGLWSPAPPDGTTDDR, from the coding sequence ATGGCGGAGAACACGGGCGGCTTGTCCATCGGCAGGGTTTCCAGGGTGACGGGTATGAGCGTGCACGCGCTGCGGTTCTTCGAGCGCGAGGGCCTGTTCCTGCGGGAGATACCCCGGACCGCGGGCGGACAGCGTACGTACGAACAGGCCGACGTGGACTGGCTCCTGCTGTGCGACCGGTTCCGTGCCTCGGGTATGCCGATCGCCACGATCAGGCAGTTCGCCGCCCTCGTCCGCGCCGGAGGGGGCAATGAGCCCGAGCGTCTGGCCCTGCTGCGGGAACACGAACGTCATGTCCAGTCCAAGATCGCGGCCCTCACCGCCTGCCTGGACATCATCCGCACCAAGGTCGTGACCTACGAACGGCACCTGGATGAGGGAACCGCCGCGGGGTTGTGGTCCCCCGCGCCGCCGGACGGGACGACGGACGACCGATGA
- a CDS encoding SDR family NAD(P)-dependent oxidoreductase: MINEQRRLGTGFGAHSTADDVLTGIDLTGTTALVTGGYSGLGLETTRALTRAGARVIVPARRTATAGEALRGVPGSEVQPMDLGDLESVRSFADRFLDTGRTLDIVINGAGVMACPETRVGPGWEAHFAVNHLGHFALVGRLRPSLAPGARVVAVASSGHFLSGIRWDDLHFRGGYDRWLAYAQSKTANALFARHLDRIGAAAGVRAFAVHPGSILTPLQRHVPREEWSALGWITADGRAAEGFKTPSQGAATAVWAATSPLLDGHGGVYCQDCDLAEPATSDDMLVGGVKPWAVDPEAAARLWGLSAELTGVDPSFCGPGRVRTFPGRGL, from the coding sequence ATGATCAACGAACAGCGCAGGCTGGGTACCGGATTCGGCGCGCACAGCACCGCCGACGACGTCCTCACCGGGATCGATCTGACGGGCACCACCGCACTGGTCACCGGTGGGTACTCCGGGCTCGGACTGGAGACGACGCGCGCCCTGACCCGCGCCGGAGCGCGCGTCATCGTTCCCGCGCGGCGGACCGCCACCGCCGGGGAAGCCCTGCGGGGCGTACCCGGGAGCGAGGTGCAGCCGATGGACCTGGGCGATCTCGAGAGCGTACGGTCCTTCGCCGACCGCTTCCTGGACACCGGGCGCACCCTGGACATCGTCATCAACGGGGCCGGGGTGATGGCTTGTCCGGAGACCCGGGTGGGGCCGGGCTGGGAGGCGCACTTCGCCGTCAACCACCTCGGACACTTCGCTCTCGTCGGCCGTCTGCGCCCGTCCCTCGCCCCCGGTGCCCGGGTGGTGGCCGTCGCGTCGTCGGGCCATTTCCTCTCCGGCATCCGGTGGGACGACCTCCACTTCCGTGGCGGCTACGACCGCTGGCTGGCCTATGCGCAGTCCAAGACCGCGAACGCCCTCTTCGCCCGGCACCTGGACCGGATCGGTGCCGCTGCCGGGGTACGTGCTTTCGCTGTGCACCCCGGCAGCATCCTCACCCCGCTCCAGCGCCATGTTCCGCGTGAGGAGTGGTCCGCGCTCGGCTGGATCACCGCCGACGGCCGCGCCGCCGAGGGCTTCAAGACGCCGTCGCAAGGGGCGGCGACGGCCGTCTGGGCGGCGACGTCACCGCTGCTCGACGGCCACGGCGGTGTCTACTGCCAGGACTGCGATCTCGCGGAGCCCGCCACGAGCGACGACATGCTCGTCGGCGGGGTCAAACCGTGGGCCGTGGACCCGGAGGCGGCGGCCCGGCTCTGGGGCCTCTCCGCCGAACTCACCGGTGTGGACCCGTCCTTCTGTGGCCCTGGGAGGGTACGGACGTTTCCGGGCAGGGGATTGTAG
- a CDS encoding DUF4142 domain-containing protein: MSRVLAAVVALVAIVAGVAVWMSQSDGADEGDSVAGHLPSAQNAGAAAAGSGGLTELDKTFLVKVRQAGLWEIPAGRMAQSQASSEAIKRAGMHLLDGHSKLDQLTREDAKALNVPLPDEASAEQQGWVDQMKAAKGREFDQTFVDLLRASHGKIFITIGQVRATTKNAMIRRLATQANNTVNDHMEVLEDTGLVTDAVLDDVASTVPKSK; this comes from the coding sequence ATGAGTCGCGTACTCGCTGCCGTGGTCGCCCTGGTGGCGATCGTCGCCGGGGTGGCCGTCTGGATGTCGCAGAGCGATGGCGCGGACGAAGGTGACTCGGTGGCGGGGCACCTGCCGTCGGCGCAGAACGCCGGAGCGGCGGCCGCCGGGTCCGGGGGACTCACCGAACTGGACAAGACCTTCCTGGTCAAGGTCCGGCAGGCCGGGCTGTGGGAGATACCGGCCGGGCGGATGGCCCAGAGCCAGGCCTCGAGCGAGGCGATCAAACGGGCCGGAATGCATCTGCTGGACGGCCACAGCAAGCTGGACCAGCTCACTCGTGAGGACGCCAAGGCCCTCAACGTCCCGCTCCCCGACGAGGCCAGTGCCGAGCAGCAGGGCTGGGTGGACCAGATGAAGGCCGCCAAGGGGCGCGAGTTCGACCAGACCTTCGTGGATCTGCTGCGCGCCTCGCACGGCAAGATCTTCATCACCATCGGCCAGGTCCGCGCCACCACCAAGAACGCCATGATCCGGCGGCTGGCCACGCAGGCCAACAACACCGTGAACGACCACATGGAGGTCCTGGAGGACACCGGTCTGGTGACCGACGCCGTGCTGGACGATGTGGCGTCCACCGTCCCCAAGTCCAAGTAG
- a CDS encoding cytochrome P450 — protein MAATRTLSKYWMLTNEFTQNPYPVLEHVREERPVCEIALPDGGRAWVVTRYDDAKAALADPRFSRDIHVHYQLMSRRSGRTLTPPPEEANHLANLEPPRHTPLRKAISFAFTPRRAEALRPRILEIADELLDRMAGRTRTDLIAGYADPLPVIVIAELMGVPADAWPDFLRWSQALRTFSPTDTSGVLDRNIQDLSAYMSSLIAAKEREPGEDLLSSLIHADAERRLTPTEILSTGFALMTGGNDTTASLVGGVIAALLTHPEERRRLLAEPGRWGAAMDELIRYVGPISNALQRVTTEPVEIGGVTIPADEVVIISVMSTNRDRGQFPDHPDELDLDRAKPAHLSFGFGIHYCSGAHLAKIITEIGARRLFERFPGVRLAVHPSELRYQQNVVVRPLEALPVTW, from the coding sequence ATGGCCGCCACACGGACACTCTCCAAGTACTGGATGCTCACCAACGAGTTCACCCAGAACCCGTATCCGGTGCTGGAGCACGTCCGCGAGGAACGCCCGGTGTGCGAGATCGCGCTGCCCGACGGCGGCCGCGCCTGGGTGGTGACCCGCTACGACGACGCCAAGGCCGCGCTCGCCGACCCCCGCTTCAGCCGCGACATCCATGTTCACTACCAGTTGATGTCCCGCCGCTCGGGACGGACCCTGACCCCTCCCCCCGAGGAGGCCAACCATCTGGCCAACCTCGAACCCCCGCGCCACACCCCGCTGCGCAAGGCCATCAGCTTCGCCTTCACCCCGCGCCGCGCCGAGGCGCTGCGGCCGCGGATCCTGGAGATCGCCGACGAGTTGCTCGACCGGATGGCGGGCCGGACCCGCACCGATCTGATCGCGGGCTACGCCGATCCGCTGCCCGTCATCGTCATCGCCGAGCTGATGGGTGTGCCCGCGGACGCCTGGCCGGACTTCCTGCGCTGGTCACAGGCGCTGCGGACGTTCTCCCCGACCGACACCTCGGGGGTCCTGGACCGCAACATCCAGGATCTGTCCGCGTATATGTCCTCGCTCATCGCGGCGAAGGAGCGCGAGCCGGGTGAGGATCTGCTGTCCTCCCTCATCCACGCCGACGCCGAACGGCGGCTGACCCCCACCGAGATCCTGTCCACCGGCTTCGCCCTGATGACCGGCGGCAACGACACCACCGCCAGCCTCGTCGGCGGGGTCATCGCCGCCCTGCTCACCCACCCGGAGGAGCGGCGGCGGCTGCTCGCCGAACCGGGCCGCTGGGGCGCCGCGATGGACGAACTGATCCGCTACGTCGGCCCGATCAGCAACGCCCTCCAGCGCGTCACCACCGAACCGGTGGAGATCGGCGGGGTCACCATTCCGGCCGACGAGGTGGTCATCATCTCGGTGATGTCCACCAACCGTGACCGGGGCCAGTTCCCCGACCACCCCGACGAACTGGACCTCGACCGCGCCAAACCGGCCCATCTGAGCTTCGGCTTCGGCATCCACTACTGCTCCGGGGCCCATCTCGCCAAGATCATCACGGAGATCGGGGCCCGCCGGCTCTTCGAGCGCTTCCCCGGGGTGCGGCTGGCGGTCCATCCGTCGGAGCTGCGGTACCAGCAGAACGTGGTGGTACGCCCGCTGGAGGCCCTGCCGGTCACCTGGTGA
- a CDS encoding ABC transporter ATP-binding protein: MSATISTETELAARAVNVHKLYGTGDAQVAALRGVNVELRRGQFTAIMGPSGSGKSTLMHCLAGLDSVSEGDVYVADMKVNGMSDKELTRLRRERIGFIFQQFNLLPMLTAEENILLPLAIAKRKPSPEWLQQVIDTVGLSERLGHRPSELSGGQQQRVACARALVSQPEVIFADEPTGNLDSRSGAEVLSFLRNSVRTLGQTIVMVTHDPNAASYADRVVFFADGQVVAEITEPTAEAVLDMMKKIDTLEKVA, encoded by the coding sequence GTGAGCGCGACGATTTCGACGGAGACGGAACTGGCCGCCCGAGCGGTGAACGTCCACAAGCTCTATGGCACCGGCGATGCCCAAGTCGCCGCCCTGCGGGGGGTGAATGTGGAGCTGCGCCGCGGTCAATTCACCGCGATCATGGGTCCTTCGGGTTCCGGGAAGTCGACCCTGATGCACTGCCTCGCCGGTCTTGATTCGGTGAGCGAGGGCGATGTGTATGTGGCCGACATGAAGGTCAACGGAATGAGCGACAAGGAGTTGACCCGGCTTCGCAGGGAGCGTATCGGATTTATTTTCCAGCAATTCAATTTGCTGCCGATGCTGACCGCGGAGGAGAACATCCTGCTGCCGCTCGCCATCGCGAAGCGCAAGCCCTCGCCCGAGTGGCTCCAACAGGTGATCGACACGGTGGGGCTGAGCGAGCGGCTGGGCCACCGGCCGTCGGAGCTGTCCGGCGGGCAGCAGCAGCGGGTGGCGTGCGCGCGGGCGCTGGTGTCCCAGCCCGAGGTGATCTTCGCCGATGAGCCGACCGGCAATCTGGACTCGCGGTCCGGTGCCGAGGTGCTGAGCTTCCTGCGCAACTCCGTGCGGACGCTGGGCCAGACGATCGTGATGGTCACCCATGACCCGAACGCCGCCTCCTACGCGGACCGGGTGGTGTTCTTCGCCGACGGCCAGGTCGTGGCCGAGATCACCGAACCGACCGCCGAGGCCGTGCTCGACATGATGAAGAAGATCGACACGCTGGAGAAGGTGGCCTGA
- a CDS encoding ABC transporter permease, with translation MFKATLKSVLSRKLRLLLSGLAVVLGVTFVSGAFVLQDTLGRSFDAQFAGAYDDIDLQVAAKPRVDAGVGDAASAPVGLDAGTIREVAGVSGVGTAHGEVRVEGARALGKDGKVVPGTGGPRYGKSWTGETSLLKLREGKAPGQAGEVAINAGLAEKGHFSVGDSIAVLTGEPKRTFTVSGVFGYSGDRDSIGGEQTVAFTEPVAQRLMLGKTGEYSAVTVTLASGAKAASVQTALKKELGGGFEVRTGEELSKKSADRSRDVLDLVTQVLLGFAAVAVLVGVFLIINTFSIIIAQRMRELALLRALGASRRQMIGSVLLESMVIGLVAAVVGLGLGVGLGALGASLLADSMAGLEVADLAVPASAVIVSLLVGVGVTMLAALFPALRAAKVPPIAVIRAAAAPDRKHRKQTWTGSILLVVGAGLLLTGLMGSGDAAVSAVLPGVLLAFIGVALLTPLISRPAVWLLGGMFSRSLPGQLGRRNSARNPRRTAITASALMIGVALVTTLSTVAASAKDSVNNEISGKLTSELVAMGDIGQGMSASIDPAALRAVRGIDGVDAVAAASFDTAKVGTATQTVSSWEDWKAARGLLSLRAEAGSIDELAPGSVLMNKNTAEDRKVKVGDKVTLQLQRGERRTYRLAGTFEEMALANSVVVPWADATEGFRYAQPSQAYIKLAPGASAASVQPRVEKALRDSPEVTVQSKEKVAEKFNDGFDMMLNVVQALLAVAMIIAVLGIVNTLALSVMERTKELGALRAIGLGRGQTIRMIMAESVVISLFGAVLGVVVGSGFGLAVARSMKSQGVSRLSLPWALIAVYLVGAALVGMLASLGPARRGARLNVLRAVTQE, from the coding sequence ATGTTCAAGGCGACTCTCAAGAGCGTGCTCTCGCGCAAGCTCAGACTGCTGCTGTCGGGGCTCGCGGTGGTGCTGGGCGTCACCTTCGTCTCCGGGGCGTTTGTCCTCCAGGACACCCTGGGCCGGTCGTTCGACGCCCAGTTCGCCGGCGCGTACGACGACATCGACCTCCAGGTCGCCGCGAAACCGCGGGTCGACGCCGGGGTGGGCGACGCGGCCAGCGCGCCGGTGGGGCTGGACGCGGGGACGATACGCGAGGTCGCGGGCGTCTCCGGGGTCGGCACGGCCCACGGGGAGGTGCGGGTCGAGGGCGCGCGGGCGCTCGGCAAGGACGGCAAGGTGGTGCCGGGCACCGGCGGTCCCCGGTACGGCAAGAGCTGGACCGGCGAGACCTCGCTGCTGAAGCTGCGCGAGGGCAAGGCGCCGGGCCAGGCGGGCGAGGTGGCGATCAACGCCGGACTCGCCGAAAAGGGCCACTTCTCCGTCGGCGACAGCATCGCGGTGCTGACCGGGGAGCCGAAGCGGACGTTCACCGTCTCCGGCGTCTTCGGATACTCCGGTGACCGGGACTCCATCGGCGGTGAGCAGACCGTCGCGTTCACCGAACCGGTGGCGCAGCGGCTGATGCTGGGGAAGACGGGCGAGTACTCGGCCGTCACCGTGACCCTCGCCTCCGGCGCGAAGGCCGCCTCCGTGCAGACCGCGCTGAAGAAGGAGCTGGGCGGCGGCTTCGAGGTGCGCACCGGTGAGGAGCTGTCGAAGAAGTCGGCCGACCGGTCGCGGGACGTACTGGACCTGGTCACCCAGGTGCTGCTGGGCTTCGCCGCGGTCGCGGTGCTGGTGGGCGTCTTCCTGATCATCAACACCTTCTCCATCATCATCGCCCAGCGGATGCGGGAACTGGCGCTGCTGCGGGCGCTGGGCGCCAGCCGCCGCCAGATGATCGGGTCGGTGCTGCTGGAGTCGATGGTCATCGGGCTGGTCGCGGCGGTGGTCGGACTCGGGCTCGGGGTGGGGCTCGGGGCGCTGGGCGCCTCGCTGCTCGCGGACTCCATGGCGGGGCTGGAGGTCGCCGACCTCGCCGTGCCGGCGAGTGCCGTGATCGTGTCGCTGCTGGTCGGTGTCGGAGTGACGATGCTGGCCGCGCTGTTTCCGGCGCTGCGCGCGGCGAAGGTCCCGCCGATCGCGGTCATCCGCGCCGCCGCGGCCCCGGACCGCAAGCACCGCAAGCAGACCTGGACCGGTTCGATCCTGCTGGTGGTGGGCGCGGGGCTGCTGCTGACGGGGCTCATGGGTTCGGGCGACGCCGCGGTGTCCGCCGTGCTGCCCGGGGTGCTGCTCGCGTTCATCGGGGTCGCGCTGCTCACCCCGCTGATCAGCCGGCCGGCCGTCTGGCTGCTGGGCGGGATGTTCTCCCGTTCGCTCCCGGGTCAGCTGGGGCGGCGCAACTCGGCGCGCAATCCGCGGCGTACCGCGATCACCGCATCGGCCCTGATGATCGGTGTCGCGCTGGTCACCACGCTCAGCACGGTGGCCGCGTCGGCGAAGGACAGCGTCAACAACGAGATCTCCGGCAAGCTGACGTCCGAACTGGTCGCCATGGGCGACATCGGCCAGGGCATGTCGGCCTCCATCGACCCGGCGGCGCTGCGCGCGGTGCGCGGGATCGACGGGGTGGACGCGGTGGCGGCGGCGTCGTTCGACACCGCGAAGGTCGGTACGGCCACCCAGACCGTGTCCTCGTGGGAGGACTGGAAGGCGGCGCGCGGGCTGCTGAGCCTGCGGGCCGAGGCCGGGTCGATCGACGAACTCGCCCCCGGCTCGGTGCTGATGAACAAAAACACCGCCGAGGACCGCAAGGTGAAGGTCGGGGACAAGGTCACCCTCCAGCTCCAGCGCGGTGAGCGCCGCACCTACCGGCTGGCGGGCACCTTCGAGGAGATGGCGCTGGCCAACAGTGTGGTGGTGCCCTGGGCCGATGCCACCGAGGGCTTCCGCTACGCCCAGCCGTCGCAGGCGTACATCAAGCTGGCGCCGGGCGCGTCGGCCGCCTCGGTCCAGCCGCGGGTGGAGAAGGCGCTCCGGGACAGCCCCGAAGTGACCGTCCAGTCCAAGGAGAAGGTCGCGGAGAAGTTCAACGACGGCTTCGACATGATGCTGAACGTGGTGCAGGCGCTGCTCGCGGTCGCGATGATCATCGCGGTGCTCGGCATCGTCAACACCCTGGCGCTGTCGGTGATGGAGCGGACGAAGGAGCTGGGCGCGCTGCGCGCGATCGGCCTCGGCCGGGGCCAGACGATCCGCATGATCATGGCGGAGTCGGTGGTGATCTCGCTCTTCGGCGCGGTGCTCGGGGTGGTGGTCGGTTCCGGATTCGGACTCGCGGTGGCGCGCTCGATGAAGTCCCAGGGCGTCAGCCGCCTGTCGCTGCCGTGGGCGCTGATCGCGGTCTATCTGGTGGGTGCGGCGCTGGTCGGGATGCTGGCCTCGCTGGGACCGGCCCGGCGGGGCGCCCGGCTCAATGTGCTGAGGGCGGTCACCCAGGAGTGA
- a CDS encoding LysR family transcriptional regulator, translating into MHEREFRAFVSIAEIGRMDQAAKVLGYSQPAISYQIKCLEQMLGTKLFTRDSTGAQLTREGRMILPSARAVLALIDSMKGVCAA; encoded by the coding sequence ATGCACGAGCGGGAATTCCGCGCCTTCGTCTCTATAGCGGAGATAGGGCGGATGGATCAGGCGGCGAAGGTCCTCGGTTATTCACAGCCCGCCATCAGCTATCAGATCAAGTGCCTGGAACAAATGCTGGGCACAAAGCTCTTCACCCGTGACTCCACCGGCGCCCAGCTCACCAGGGAAGGGCGCATGATCCTGCCGTCGGCCCGTGCCGTACTGGCTCTCATCGACAGTATGAAAGGCGTCTGCGCCGCCTGA
- a CDS encoding response regulator transcription factor: MTTRILLADDQDTVRIGFRLILDSQPDMEVVGEAGDGLEAVELARKLRPDVVLADIRMPRMNGLEVTRLLTGPDVEDPVKVIVVTTFDLDEYVHTALRNGACGFLLKRSGPTLLVEAIRAAMAGDAMISPSVTVRLLRQFQEPEKPRAKQPVEALTEREVEIAGLVAQGMTNAEIAGELFISAGTVKTHIANVQRKLDVRNRVGIAAWVWDSDRVG, from the coding sequence GTGACCACCCGCATCCTGCTGGCCGACGACCAGGACACCGTCCGGATCGGCTTCCGGCTGATCCTCGACTCGCAACCGGACATGGAGGTCGTGGGCGAGGCCGGGGACGGCCTGGAGGCCGTCGAACTCGCCCGCAAGCTGCGGCCCGACGTGGTGCTCGCCGATATCCGGATGCCGCGGATGAACGGGCTCGAGGTCACCCGGCTGCTCACCGGGCCCGATGTCGAGGACCCGGTCAAGGTGATCGTGGTGACCACCTTCGACCTCGACGAATACGTCCACACCGCGCTGCGCAACGGCGCCTGCGGCTTCCTCCTCAAACGCTCCGGGCCCACCCTGCTGGTGGAGGCGATCCGGGCGGCGATGGCCGGGGACGCCATGATCAGTCCCTCGGTGACGGTCCGTCTGCTGCGCCAGTTCCAGGAGCCGGAGAAGCCGCGGGCCAAACAGCCGGTCGAGGCGCTGACCGAGCGCGAGGTGGAGATCGCGGGGCTGGTCGCCCAGGGGATGACCAACGCCGAGATCGCGGGCGAGCTGTTCATCTCGGCCGGCACGGTCAAGACCCATATCGCCAACGTCCAGCGGAAGCTGGACGTCCGGAACCGGGTGGGGATCGCCGCCTGGGTCTGGGACAGCGACCGCGTCGGCTGA